One Lentibacillus cibarius DNA window includes the following coding sequences:
- the thrS gene encoding threonine--tRNA ligase: MEQLTITFPDGASKQYPAGTTGEDIAASISPGLKKQALAVKLDGELVDLRRELPHDGAIEIVTYRDNEGIDIMRHSTAHLLAQAITRLYGDVNFGVGPVIEEGFYYDMDLEHSLTPDDLPKIEKEMKKIVDENLEIERVEVSRNEAKEMFREIGDNLKLELIDDIPEDEQVTIYRQGEFFDLCRGIHVPSTSKIKAFKLLSVSGAYWRGDSNNKQLQRVYGTAFEKQGQLDEYLRILEERKERDHRKLGKELEIFNVSQKVGQGLPLWLPKGATIRRNIERYIVDLEERLGYDHVYTPVLGSVDLYKTSGHWDHYQDDMFPAMEMDNEDLVLRPMNCPHHMMVYKNQLWSYRNLPVRIAELGTMHRYEMSGALAGLQRVRAMTLNDAHIFARPDQLKDEFVRVVELVQKVYKDFGIDDYYFRLSYRDPEDKEKYIDNDEMWEKAQAMLKETMEEMNVEYIEAEGEAAFYGPKLDVQVKTALGKDETLSTVQLDYQLPERFDLTYIGEDGNQHRPVVIHRGVVSTMERFVAFLIEEYKGAFPTWLAPVQAKIIPVAPQAHLDYASKVADKLRYQGVRVEVDERDEKIGYKIREAQTQKVPFALVLGDNEIENNAVNVRRYGENDSQTMSYGEFESMIKEEINQKVLRKK; the protein is encoded by the coding sequence ATGGAACAATTAACGATTACTTTTCCGGATGGAGCAAGCAAACAGTATCCAGCAGGAACAACCGGGGAGGATATCGCAGCCTCCATTTCCCCTGGACTGAAGAAACAGGCACTTGCCGTTAAGCTAGACGGGGAATTAGTGGATCTCCGGCGAGAATTGCCTCATGACGGTGCAATTGAGATTGTTACTTACAGAGACAATGAAGGTATTGACATTATGCGTCACTCCACAGCCCACCTTTTGGCACAAGCAATCACTAGATTGTACGGTGATGTCAATTTCGGCGTTGGTCCAGTCATTGAAGAGGGCTTTTATTATGATATGGACTTGGAGCATTCGTTGACTCCGGACGATCTTCCTAAGATTGAAAAAGAAATGAAAAAAATTGTTGATGAGAACCTGGAAATTGAACGTGTGGAGGTTTCTCGCAACGAGGCAAAGGAAATGTTCCGGGAGATTGGTGATAACCTGAAACTAGAATTGATTGATGATATCCCGGAAGATGAGCAAGTAACCATTTATAGACAAGGGGAATTTTTTGACTTGTGCCGCGGGATTCATGTTCCATCCACAAGCAAAATCAAAGCATTTAAATTGCTTAGCGTATCTGGGGCTTATTGGCGTGGAGACAGCAATAATAAGCAACTACAGCGTGTATATGGCACGGCCTTTGAAAAGCAGGGGCAACTTGATGAATACCTGCGTATTTTGGAAGAACGGAAAGAACGCGATCATCGCAAGCTTGGCAAAGAACTAGAAATATTTAACGTTTCACAAAAGGTTGGACAAGGCCTGCCACTCTGGTTACCGAAAGGGGCGACAATCCGCCGCAATATCGAGCGTTACATTGTTGACCTGGAAGAACGACTGGGCTATGACCATGTGTATACACCGGTGCTGGGAAGTGTAGACCTTTATAAGACAAGCGGTCACTGGGATCATTATCAGGACGATATGTTCCCTGCAATGGAAATGGATAACGAGGATCTTGTCCTGCGTCCGATGAACTGCCCGCATCACATGATGGTGTACAAAAACCAGCTGTGGAGTTACCGTAATCTACCAGTACGGATTGCAGAGCTGGGAACGATGCATCGTTATGAAATGTCCGGGGCACTGGCAGGGCTGCAACGGGTCCGTGCTATGACATTGAACGATGCACACATTTTTGCCCGTCCTGACCAGTTAAAGGATGAATTTGTCCGGGTTGTCGAACTAGTTCAGAAAGTATATAAGGATTTCGGGATTGATGATTACTACTTCCGTCTTTCCTATCGTGATCCGGAAGACAAGGAAAAGTATATTGACAATGACGAAATGTGGGAAAAGGCACAGGCGATGCTGAAGGAAACGATGGAGGAGATGAATGTCGAATACATTGAAGCAGAGGGCGAAGCAGCATTTTACGGTCCGAAGCTTGATGTCCAAGTGAAAACAGCGCTAGGCAAGGATGAAACGTTGTCCACTGTGCAGCTTGATTACCAGTTACCGGAACGATTCGATCTGACTTATATCGGTGAAGATGGAAACCAGCATCGGCCAGTTGTCATCCACCGTGGTGTCGTTTCTACCATGGAACGGTTTGTTGCTTTTCTGATTGAAGAGTATAAGGGTGCGTTCCCGACATGGTTGGCACCTGTACAGGCAAAAATCATTCCGGTCGCACCACAGGCTCATCTAGATTATGCGTCTAAAGTCGCTGATAAATTGCGATACCAGGGTGTGCGTGTAGAAGTCGATGAGCGTGATGAGAAGATCGGATATAAAATACGTGAAGCGCAGACACAAAAGGTCCCATTTGCATTAGTGCTAGGGGATAATGAAATTGAAAATAACGCTGTGAATGTCCGTCGCTATGGGGAGAATGATTCACAGACAATGTCCTATGGAGAATTTGAAAGCATGATTAAAGAAGAAATCAACCAAAAGGTGCTGCGAAAAAAATAA
- the ytxC gene encoding sporulation protein YtxC — protein sequence MFLLEVYFESDKEAIRFCEYLFQINKKIELHWKVNTEWGNHLQLDYQVPGSDLMGTIAEAMVGVFVTHRLTGMLDGIIKDYYYYTNSDEIERIMDLSYRIVTGDDDENQIVRNNKDPCRVLYSLFSANIKNSGAVHFDSIVNFQSKVFKDQLADYVGLAIDEFKREEDHQAFIDMLRSYVMKRKSLFHTIHVVQGEPFVFFKPDGKRLSRIDLRKLMQQEPLYVVGLDEDELNLAPLIAMSPESINIYGDSPSDPKTLTVINVFQERVTFEPVSRFPFPYQLTHK from the coding sequence ATGTTTTTGTTGGAAGTATATTTTGAATCGGATAAAGAGGCGATACGTTTTTGTGAGTATTTATTTCAAATCAACAAGAAGATTGAACTGCACTGGAAAGTAAATACAGAGTGGGGGAATCATCTACAACTGGATTATCAGGTGCCCGGCAGTGATCTAATGGGGACAATCGCAGAGGCAATGGTCGGAGTTTTTGTAACGCATCGGCTGACGGGTATGTTGGATGGCATCATAAAAGATTATTATTATTATACGAATTCCGATGAAATTGAACGTATTATGGATTTGTCCTATCGTATCGTCACAGGGGATGATGATGAAAATCAGATTGTAAGAAATAATAAAGACCCTTGCAGAGTGCTTTATTCCCTCTTTTCCGCCAATATTAAAAATTCCGGGGCAGTCCATTTTGATTCCATCGTTAATTTCCAATCAAAAGTTTTTAAAGATCAACTTGCCGATTATGTTGGGCTTGCTATTGATGAGTTTAAGCGGGAGGAGGACCATCAGGCGTTCATTGATATGCTGCGCAGTTATGTTATGAAACGCAAATCACTGTTCCATACGATTCATGTTGTTCAAGGTGAGCCATTTGTCTTTTTTAAACCCGATGGGAAACGTTTGTCTAGAATTGACTTGCGCAAGTTGATGCAACAGGAACCGCTATACGTGGTTGGACTTGACGAAGATGAATTGAATTTGGCACCGCTGATTGCGATGAGTCCGGAATCGATTAATATATATGGTGACAGTCCATCTGACCCGAAAACATTAACAGTAATCAATGTTTTTCAGGAACGGGTGACGTTTGAGCCGGTAAGCCGTTTTCCATTTCCGTATCAACTGACTCATAAGTAG
- the dnaI gene encoding primosomal protein DnaI: MKPVQSELKKWMQKNKNFKENYLRVREEVLNDPEIREFLSLNPQLNQAEVDKSLIKLYEYKTQSKQCDKCESLGQCINMLQGYSPILRADNGEIDIVYEKCHNRKTFEKEKEQQNLIQSLYMPKEILRASIDDIDHDSQRGEGIRQLLLFLDQTSFELPAKGIYFHGPFGVGKTYLIGALANALKDYHKSSMLIYMPEFVREMKSSIKDDSINEKINYFKNTDVLMLDDIGAETQSAWFRDEILGSILQYRMMENLPVFFTSNYSLDQLEEQMATTNRGGSETVKAGRIIERIKQVSSEVELRGKNRRDQ, translated from the coding sequence ATGAAGCCGGTACAATCTGAGTTGAAGAAATGGATGCAAAAGAATAAAAATTTTAAAGAAAACTATTTGCGTGTACGGGAAGAAGTACTGAATGATCCGGAAATTCGAGAATTCCTATCATTAAATCCGCAACTTAATCAAGCGGAAGTGGACAAAAGCCTTATCAAATTGTATGAATATAAGACGCAATCCAAGCAATGTGACAAGTGTGAATCATTGGGTCAGTGCATAAACATGCTTCAAGGATATTCCCCGATTCTAAGGGCAGATAATGGTGAAATTGATATCGTATATGAAAAATGCCATAACAGGAAGACATTTGAAAAGGAAAAAGAACAGCAAAATCTGATTCAAAGTTTATACATGCCAAAAGAAATATTGCGCGCTTCAATTGACGATATTGACCACGATAGCCAGCGGGGCGAAGGGATTCGTCAGCTTCTCCTTTTCCTTGATCAGACAAGTTTTGAATTGCCGGCAAAGGGTATTTACTTCCATGGGCCATTCGGTGTCGGAAAAACCTATTTGATTGGTGCGCTTGCCAATGCGCTAAAGGACTATCATAAGTCATCCATGCTTATCTATATGCCTGAATTTGTCCGAGAAATGAAAAGCTCCATTAAAGACGATTCTATTAATGAAAAAATTAACTATTTTAAAAACACTGATGTACTTATGCTCGATGATATTGGTGCCGAAACACAGTCCGCATGGTTCCGGGATGAAATACTAGGATCTATTCTGCAGTATCGGATGATGGAAAATCTGCCGGTGTTCTTTACATCCAATTACAGTCTCGACCAACTGGAAGAACAAATGGCAACAACCAATCGAGGGGGGAGTGAAACGGTCAAAGCAGGGCGAATTATTGAACGAATTAAACAGGTGAGCAGCGAAGTAGAACTACGTGGTAAAAACCGCCGTGATCAATAA
- a CDS encoding replication initiation and membrane attachment family protein has translation MRDIGKILPIDGYHVLMEKSQPADYLKSLTHLYQPLIGIQAVTLYMTLLHEKELQQQSTVQTHHTLMNYMNLPLDDLYRARLKLEGIGLMKTFKEQSDEYSIYTYELRPPFAPAQFFTDEMLAQLLYHHIGQAKFDMLKNHYVKQEQDNKGANITASFNDVFQTIFPDGRYMEAAGDLQDESTGDIMEPDFSWMEQVLKQRMIPTGQVLTNKNRQLIAQMMTLYDLPEYEVEKAVLWALTEENTLNRGEFKEACHDLFRNNHQGTVRLTDKQVETTEEAVQNPTTKEEQLIAELERISPKQLLEDLSNGGQASGQDLKVIREVMTTQGLPSPVMNVLIHYVLLQTNMKLSKAYMETIASHWSRANLKTAREAIAFAKNEKMQYQQRKNRKKSTKKTASKEVVPDWFHNRKKKKQENDDKPQHSNTDKEWQETEQLLKKYSKKKNG, from the coding sequence ATGCGTGACATAGGAAAAATTCTGCCGATTGATGGCTACCATGTGTTGATGGAAAAAAGTCAACCAGCGGATTATTTAAAGTCGCTGACACATTTATATCAGCCGCTTATTGGTATACAGGCAGTTACATTATATATGACCCTTCTGCATGAAAAAGAATTGCAGCAGCAATCAACAGTACAAACACATCATACATTGATGAACTACATGAATTTGCCACTGGATGATCTTTATCGGGCTAGACTAAAATTGGAAGGCATTGGTCTAATGAAAACCTTTAAGGAGCAATCAGATGAATACAGTATTTATACGTATGAATTGCGTCCACCTTTTGCACCGGCGCAATTTTTCACGGATGAAATGCTTGCACAGCTCTTGTATCATCATATCGGGCAGGCAAAGTTTGATATGTTGAAAAATCATTATGTAAAACAAGAGCAGGATAACAAGGGTGCAAATATTACGGCTTCTTTTAACGATGTTTTTCAAACGATTTTTCCTGATGGAAGGTATATGGAAGCGGCAGGTGATCTGCAAGATGAATCAACTGGAGATATAATGGAGCCAGATTTTTCTTGGATGGAACAAGTTCTGAAACAACGTATGATTCCAACTGGTCAAGTGCTGACAAATAAAAATAGACAACTAATCGCACAGATGATGACACTATATGATTTACCGGAGTATGAAGTAGAGAAGGCTGTGTTATGGGCGTTGACGGAGGAGAATACACTTAACCGCGGTGAATTTAAAGAGGCGTGCCATGATTTATTTCGGAATAATCACCAGGGGACTGTAAGGCTGACTGATAAGCAAGTGGAAACAACCGAGGAAGCAGTACAAAATCCTACGACGAAAGAAGAACAGCTCATAGCCGAACTGGAAAGAATATCACCGAAACAGTTGCTTGAAGACTTGTCCAATGGTGGACAGGCTTCCGGACAGGATTTGAAAGTGATTAGGGAAGTAATGACAACACAGGGATTACCATCGCCCGTTATGAATGTTTTAATTCATTATGTCCTGCTTCAGACCAACATGAAACTTTCCAAAGCATATATGGAAACAATAGCAAGCCACTGGTCACGGGCTAATTTGAAAACGGCTCGCGAAGCTATTGCCTTTGCGAAAAACGAAAAAATGCAATATCAACAGCGTAAAAATAGGAAAAAATCGACTAAAAAAACTGCCTCCAAAGAAGTTGTTCCCGATTGGTTTCATAATCGTAAAAAGAAAAAACAGGAAAACGACGATAAACCTCAGCATTCTAACACTGATAAAGAATGGCAGGAGACAGAACAGCTACTGAAGAAATACTCCAAAAAGAAGAATGGATAA
- the nrdR gene encoding transcriptional regulator NrdR, whose product MRCSNCHNKSTKVLDSRPIEEGRSIRRRRECERCGFRFTTFERIEEVPLIVVKKDGTRQEYSREKLIRGLIKACEKRPVPLESIEEIALEVEKGLRNEGVSEVESNEIGEMVMEQLSTIDEVAYVRFASVYRQFKDISVFLDELKDLIKSDKQQND is encoded by the coding sequence ATGCGATGCTCAAATTGCCATAACAAAAGTACGAAAGTGTTGGACTCACGGCCGATTGAAGAAGGGCGTTCTATTCGCAGGCGCAGAGAATGTGAACGCTGCGGGTTCCGGTTTACGACATTCGAACGGATTGAAGAAGTACCTTTGATTGTTGTTAAAAAAGATGGCACTAGACAGGAATACAGCCGCGAGAAACTGATACGCGGGCTCATTAAGGCGTGTGAAAAACGGCCGGTGCCACTAGAGTCCATTGAAGAAATAGCACTTGAAGTAGAAAAAGGATTGCGAAACGAGGGGGTTTCGGAAGTAGAAAGCAACGAGATAGGCGAAATGGTTATGGAGCAGCTTTCAACAATAGATGAGGTAGCGTATGTTCGTTTTGCCTCAGTTTACAGGCAGTTCAAGGATATTTCCGTTTTTTTGGACGAATTAAAAGATCTGATAAAGTCAGATAAACAACAAAACGATTAA
- a CDS encoding cytosolic protein produces the protein MFELSFRNIIAKYFSNHAETNDTHTDPLLQTHYYKITAEKGLTTLENLFQNNEIYHLHAMSNSHGEISATISKGRKAFIVASIIMVRPYRTAIDFSVTTESMLPFDFGYSYKVIQQLYSYVDKELPLIKNP, from the coding sequence GTGTTTGAATTGTCATTTCGAAATATCATTGCAAAGTATTTCAGTAATCATGCTGAAACAAATGATACACATACTGATCCTTTGTTGCAGACACACTATTATAAAATAACTGCCGAAAAAGGCTTAACCACACTTGAGAATCTATTTCAAAACAATGAAATATATCATTTACATGCAATGTCAAACTCCCATGGAGAAATCAGTGCAACCATTTCTAAGGGCAGAAAAGCATTTATCGTAGCATCGATAATCATGGTTAGGCCTTACCGGACAGCAATTGACTTTTCGGTTACAACCGAATCGATGCTTCCATTTGATTTTGGCTACAGCTATAAAGTGATTCAACAATTATATTCTTACGTAGATAAAGAACTACCGCTTATAAAAAATCCCTAA
- a CDS encoding glyceraldehyde-3-phosphate dehydrogenase: MNKTRIAINGFGRIGRMVFRQAVTDDELEVVAINASYPPETLAHLIKYDSVHGIFSEEVKACNNTLKINEKEIAIVSSREPEKLPWSEFGVDVVIEATGKFKTKEDAGRHIQAGAQKVIITAPGKQVDKTIVMGVNEASYEPENDHVISNASCTTNCLAPVVKVLDDNFTITNGLMTTVHSFTNDQKNLDNPHKDLRRARGCTQSIIPTSTGAAKALGEVLPQLDGKLHGMALRVPTPNVSLVDLVIDLEESVTADKINNIFRDASKNDLNGIINYSDEPLVSIDYTTTSYSAIIDGLSTMVMGDNKIKILAWYDNEWGYSKRVVDLANLVGRYINQPQAGVL; encoded by the coding sequence ATGAATAAGACCCGGATTGCAATTAACGGATTTGGCCGTATCGGTCGAATGGTTTTTCGCCAGGCGGTAACTGATGATGAGTTAGAGGTTGTAGCAATCAATGCAAGCTACCCTCCCGAGACACTGGCCCATTTGATTAAATATGACAGTGTGCATGGTATTTTTAGTGAAGAAGTGAAAGCTTGTAATAATACTCTGAAAATAAATGAGAAAGAAATCGCTATCGTGAGCTCACGTGAACCGGAAAAGCTTCCATGGAGTGAATTTGGTGTCGATGTTGTTATAGAGGCGACGGGAAAGTTTAAAACAAAAGAAGATGCAGGTCGGCATATCCAAGCCGGAGCCCAAAAGGTGATTATTACAGCTCCCGGAAAACAAGTTGACAAAACGATTGTTATGGGTGTAAATGAAGCATCATATGAACCCGAAAATGATCATGTCATTTCCAATGCTTCCTGCACAACCAATTGTCTGGCGCCGGTTGTAAAGGTGCTTGATGATAACTTTACGATTACCAATGGATTGATGACAACGGTTCATTCGTTTACTAACGATCAGAAAAACCTTGATAATCCGCATAAAGATTTACGTCGTGCCCGTGGATGTACGCAATCGATTATCCCGACTTCCACTGGTGCTGCAAAAGCACTGGGCGAGGTGCTACCGCAACTAGATGGTAAGCTACACGGTATGGCACTAAGGGTACCGACTCCGAATGTATCACTTGTTGACCTTGTAATCGATCTGGAGGAATCTGTTACAGCCGATAAAATTAATAACATTTTCCGAGATGCTTCTAAAAATGATTTGAACGGAATTATCAACTATAGTGATGAGCCATTAGTTTCGATTGATTACACAACAACAAGTTATTCTGCTATTATTGATGGTCTGTCAACAATGGTAATGGGCGATAATAAGATTAAGATTTTAGCATGGTATGATAATGAGTGGGGTTATTCTAAACGCGTAGTAGACCTTGCAAATCTCGTTGGAAGATATATTAATCAGCCCCAAGCAGGCGTTTTGTGA
- a CDS encoding universal stress protein has translation MKSILFATDGSESSENAGEMVKEYLKAWPEAELHVLYVTAKENYAYDLVPDVVDHYEDQIKKEIRKTVENQMYHEWKDRVHFVHEVGHPSTTICNVAKEKDADLIVVGSHGRGFFDRALLGSVAHAVLNRSELPVLVVR, from the coding sequence ATGAAATCTATTTTATTTGCAACAGATGGCTCCGAATCATCAGAGAATGCGGGGGAAATGGTGAAAGAATATCTCAAAGCTTGGCCGGAAGCAGAATTACATGTCCTCTATGTTACAGCCAAAGAAAATTATGCCTATGATCTCGTTCCGGATGTTGTTGACCATTACGAGGATCAAATCAAAAAGGAAATAAGAAAGACTGTAGAAAATCAAATGTATCATGAATGGAAGGACCGTGTGCATTTCGTTCATGAAGTCGGGCATCCTAGCACAACAATTTGTAACGTAGCAAAGGAAAAAGATGCTGATTTAATTGTTGTTGGCAGTCATGGGCGTGGGTTTTTCGACCGTGCATTGCTTGGTAGCGTTGCCCACGCCGTGTTGAATCGTTCCGAACTACCAGTACTAGTAGTCCGCTGA
- a CDS encoding YeiH family protein has translation MENAESKKQPSPKTAWIGGVAFTFLIALLGYLLAMVPGFDRVGQLACAIIIAVFYRQIFGYPEAIRPGIAFASKRLLRAAIILYGLKLNIDTVLSDGLGLLIRDAGVIVFAIFATIWLAKVFKADKNISLLLGVGTGVCGAAAIAAVAPIVKAKDEDTAIGVGIIALMGTVFAIVYTILRPVLPLDAIEYGVWSGSSLHEVAHVALAGAPAGDEGLAIALLSKLGRVFLLVPLCFIFIAIMKRKNKDNDAADTKIEFPWFLVGFIILSILGSYVFGHSIPVSDSVMNGVFTLTTWLLTAAMVGLGLNVSLKDLRTRALRPLAAMTVTSVALSVIVYFIV, from the coding sequence ATGGAAAACGCAGAATCGAAAAAACAGCCATCCCCAAAAACGGCGTGGATCGGCGGGGTAGCATTCACTTTTTTGATTGCTTTGTTGGGCTATTTACTAGCGATGGTACCCGGGTTTGATCGTGTTGGACAGCTGGCATGTGCAATCATTATCGCCGTTTTTTATCGACAGATTTTCGGATATCCGGAAGCGATCCGACCAGGAATTGCCTTTGCATCAAAACGGTTACTGCGGGCAGCAATTATTCTATACGGACTAAAACTAAATATCGATACAGTATTAAGTGATGGGCTTGGGCTTTTGATTCGGGATGCAGGGGTTATTGTCTTTGCCATTTTCGCAACCATCTGGCTGGCAAAAGTATTCAAAGCAGATAAGAACATATCCTTATTACTTGGTGTCGGCACAGGGGTTTGTGGGGCAGCAGCAATTGCCGCAGTTGCTCCAATTGTGAAAGCAAAAGATGAAGATACCGCCATCGGTGTCGGTATTATCGCTTTGATGGGAACTGTTTTTGCAATTGTCTATACGATTTTGCGTCCTGTGCTCCCGCTTGACGCCATTGAGTACGGTGTCTGGTCAGGTTCCAGCCTACATGAAGTTGCTCATGTTGCACTCGCAGGAGCGCCTGCAGGTGATGAAGGATTAGCCATCGCATTACTTTCAAAATTGGGTCGTGTCTTTTTGCTTGTTCCACTTTGCTTTATTTTCATAGCCATCATGAAACGCAAAAACAAGGATAATGATGCAGCAGACACAAAAATCGAATTCCCATGGTTCCTTGTCGGCTTTATTATTTTGAGTATTTTAGGAAGCTATGTATTCGGACACTCTATCCCGGTATCAGATAGTGTAATGAATGGTGTCTTTACGCTTACAACGTGGCTATTAACCGCAGCAATGGTCGGCCTTGGGTTGAACGTCAGCCTAAAGGACCTGCGAACACGTGCATTACGTCCGTTGGCAGCGATGACTGTTACATCAGTAGCATTATCGGTAATTGTTTACTTTATTGTTTAA
- the modA gene encoding molybdate ABC transporter substrate-binding protein encodes MRYLLTVLSVVVFLAACGNDTEENLQKENATLTISAAASMTDVMEELKNVYENEENAELTLNFGGSGKLAQQIQQGAPADVFISANQDWMNRLENDDLILPATRKEITGNSIVLIANKDSTLDYDSIDTVKPNDVEQIAIGNPESVPAGRYAQQTLKSLQLWDKLKDEMVLAKDVRQVLTYVETGNTDIGFVYKSDALISDKIQVLTEADAATHDAIIYPTAVIADTKHKKKAKAFVEFLQTDEAQTIFKKYGFEITKAQASLQAKNATSCTSKPDVA; translated from the coding sequence ATGAGATATTTACTGACTGTTTTATCAGTTGTCGTCTTTTTAGCCGCATGTGGAAACGATACTGAAGAAAATCTACAAAAAGAAAATGCTACTTTAACCATTTCTGCCGCCGCCAGTATGACGGATGTGATGGAAGAATTAAAGAATGTTTATGAAAACGAAGAAAATGCTGAATTGACGCTTAACTTCGGTGGTTCCGGTAAACTGGCCCAGCAAATACAACAAGGTGCTCCGGCAGACGTTTTTATTTCTGCTAACCAGGACTGGATGAACAGACTGGAAAATGATGATCTGATTTTACCAGCTACACGAAAAGAAATTACCGGAAACAGTATTGTGCTAATTGCCAACAAGGATTCGACTCTGGATTATGATTCCATTGATACTGTAAAGCCAAATGATGTGGAGCAGATTGCGATCGGTAACCCAGAAAGTGTACCAGCCGGGAGGTATGCCCAGCAAACATTAAAGTCGTTGCAATTGTGGGACAAGCTGAAAGATGAGATGGTGTTGGCTAAAGACGTACGCCAAGTTCTTACATATGTGGAAACGGGAAATACCGATATCGGTTTTGTGTATAAAAGTGATGCGCTAATTTCTGATAAAATTCAAGTGCTAACAGAAGCAGACGCTGCCACACATGATGCCATTATTTATCCGACCGCGGTTATAGCCGATACGAAACATAAAAAAAAGGCGAAAGCTTTTGTCGAATTTCTTCAAACAGACGAAGCACAAACAATATTTAAAAAGTACGGATTTGAAATAACAAAGGCGCAAGCATCCTTGCAGGCTAAAAACGCGACGTCCTGTACGTCGAAGCCGGACGTGGCCTAA
- the modB gene encoding molybdate ABC transporter permease subunit, producing the protein MPDINYSPLWLSFKTAAIATVIVFIIGVFLARAIARNDFFGKSVVEAIFMLPLVLPPTVVGFGLLVIFGKNGPLGTMIENMFDTQIVFTWNAVLIAAVVVAFPLMYQSASAAFQQFDPNVEKAAYTMGASRWKVFWTVSFPIAWPGLLSGLVLTFARALGEFGATLMLAGYIPGVTNTIPLAIYFEVEAGNTDTATFWVAIIIIIGFSAILWLNWWSKRNLLRYKNNAR; encoded by the coding sequence ATGCCCGATATTAATTACTCGCCGTTATGGTTATCCTTTAAAACAGCTGCAATTGCAACGGTTATTGTATTTATCATCGGCGTGTTTTTGGCAAGAGCAATAGCACGGAATGATTTTTTTGGGAAAAGTGTTGTCGAGGCCATTTTTATGCTGCCGCTTGTACTTCCGCCTACTGTTGTTGGTTTTGGGTTATTGGTTATTTTCGGAAAAAATGGACCATTAGGCACTATGATAGAGAACATGTTCGATACGCAAATTGTATTTACGTGGAATGCTGTTCTCATAGCCGCCGTCGTCGTTGCGTTCCCGTTAATGTATCAAAGCGCCTCAGCAGCATTTCAGCAATTTGATCCAAACGTGGAAAAGGCAGCATATACGATGGGGGCCTCGAGGTGGAAGGTGTTTTGGACTGTTTCTTTCCCGATTGCATGGCCAGGTTTGCTGTCTGGTCTTGTATTAACCTTTGCAAGGGCGCTCGGAGAATTTGGTGCAACGTTAATGCTCGCGGGTTATATTCCCGGTGTCACGAATACCATACCACTGGCGATTTACTTTGAGGTAGAGGCGGGGAATACAGATACAGCAACATTTTGGGTAGCCATTATTATTATCATTGGCTTTAGTGCTATATTATGGCTAAATTGGTGGAGTAAACGGAATCTGTTGCGCTACAAAAATAACGCCAGGTAA
- a CDS encoding ATP-binding cassette domain-containing protein: protein MLNINIEKELAHYKLSLSFQAADEIIVLFGPSGSGKTTVLNCIAGLTDPDKGYIQLNHRILFAERDKPLPIQKRHIGYLFQDYALFPHKTVWKNIAYGMQNEQLALDLMRELRIEHLQNHYPQQISGGEKQRVALARALATAPDLLLLDEPFSALDDDTRKRSHAELLRLHRIWKIPVILVTHSREEAEKLGDRILYMEDGTLKRTEPHS from the coding sequence ATGTTAAATATAAACATAGAAAAAGAACTAGCTCACTATAAGCTAAGTCTTTCATTTCAAGCTGCAGATGAAATTATCGTGCTTTTTGGTCCATCAGGTTCAGGAAAAACCACCGTGTTGAATTGTATCGCTGGTTTGACAGATCCGGATAAAGGTTATATACAATTAAATCACAGGATTTTATTTGCTGAAAGAGACAAACCACTGCCTATTCAGAAACGTCATATCGGTTATTTATTTCAGGATTATGCGCTTTTCCCACATAAGACGGTTTGGAAAAATATAGCATACGGTATGCAAAACGAGCAGCTTGCTTTAGACCTGATGCGTGAGTTGCGAATTGAACATTTACAAAATCATTACCCACAGCAAATCTCTGGCGGGGAAAAACAGCGAGTAGCATTGGCACGTGCATTAGCAACTGCCCCGGATCTATTATTGCTTGATGAACCATTTTCCGCATTGGATGATGATACTCGTAAGCGAAGCCATGCCGAATTATTACGCTTGCACCGGATATGGAAAATACCGGTTATACTCGTAACCCACTCACGGGAAGAGGCAGAAAAATTAGGGGATCGGATATTATACATGGAAGATGGAACATTGAAACGTACAGAACCGCACAGCTGA